A stretch of the Mycobacteroides immunogenum genome encodes the following:
- the hydA gene encoding dihydropyrimidinase, with protein MATTLIRGGTVVSATGRGAADVLVDGERIAAVLLPGSTLLGMDLATTVDTVIEARDKYVIPGGIDAHTHMSMPFGGTTASDDFETGTRAAAWGGTTTIIDFAVQKFGELLQDSLQAWHEMAAGQCAVDYSFHQIVGDVNDASLAALRALADEGITSYKMFMAYPGVFYSDDAQIVRAMQVGADTGLMTMMHAENGPAIDVLVAQLLAEGKTTPYYHGIARAWQLEEEATHRAIMLSNLTGAPLYVVHVSAKQAVAQLAAARDAGQNVYGETCPQYLYLSLEDNLGAPGFEGAKWVCSTPLRSKHEHHQDDIWRALRTNDIQMVSTDHCPFCMKGQKDMGLGDFSKIPNGIGSIEHRMDLLYQGVVDGRITVERWVEITSTTPARMFGLYGRKGVIAPGADADIVVYDPHGHTSIGLGKTHHMNMDHSAWEGYEIDGHVDTVLSRGKVIVDGGEYLGSKGDGVFLRRDLCQYLI; from the coding sequence GTGGCAACGACTTTGATCCGTGGCGGCACCGTGGTGTCGGCGACCGGGCGCGGCGCCGCCGACGTATTGGTCGACGGTGAGAGGATCGCGGCCGTCCTGCTGCCGGGTAGCACCCTGCTGGGGATGGACCTCGCCACCACCGTCGACACCGTGATCGAGGCGCGCGACAAGTACGTCATTCCCGGTGGCATCGACGCGCATACGCACATGTCGATGCCCTTCGGCGGGACCACCGCCTCCGACGACTTCGAGACCGGTACCCGCGCGGCCGCCTGGGGCGGAACCACCACCATTATCGACTTCGCGGTGCAGAAATTCGGTGAGCTGCTGCAGGATTCGCTGCAGGCCTGGCACGAGATGGCGGCCGGGCAGTGCGCGGTGGACTATTCCTTCCATCAGATTGTGGGCGACGTCAACGATGCCTCGCTGGCCGCGTTGCGGGCGCTGGCCGACGAGGGCATCACCAGCTACAAGATGTTCATGGCGTATCCAGGGGTCTTCTACAGCGACGACGCACAGATAGTGCGGGCCATGCAGGTGGGTGCCGATACCGGGCTGATGACGATGATGCACGCCGAGAATGGCCCCGCGATAGATGTTTTGGTGGCCCAGCTACTCGCTGAAGGCAAGACCACTCCCTACTACCACGGCATCGCTCGAGCCTGGCAGCTGGAGGAGGAGGCCACCCACCGCGCCATCATGTTGTCCAACCTGACGGGTGCGCCGCTGTACGTCGTGCATGTCTCGGCAAAACAGGCCGTCGCGCAGTTGGCCGCCGCACGGGACGCGGGCCAGAACGTGTACGGCGAGACGTGTCCGCAGTATCTGTATCTGTCGCTTGAGGACAATCTGGGTGCGCCCGGGTTCGAGGGTGCCAAGTGGGTCTGCTCGACGCCGCTGCGCTCCAAGCACGAGCATCACCAGGATGACATCTGGCGCGCACTGCGCACCAACGATATTCAGATGGTGTCCACCGACCACTGCCCGTTCTGCATGAAGGGGCAAAAGGATATGGGTCTGGGGGATTTCTCCAAGATTCCCAACGGGATCGGATCCATCGAACACCGGATGGATCTGCTGTATCAGGGCGTCGTGGACGGGCGGATCACGGTGGAGCGATGGGTGGAGATCACCTCGACCACCCCGGCGCGGATGTTTGGGCTTTACGGGCGCAAGGGCGTCATCGCCCCCGGGGCCGACGCGGACATCGTGGTGTACGACCCCCACGGGCACACCTCCATCGGCCTGGGCAAGACCCACCACATGAACATGGACCACTCGGCGTGGGAGGGATACGAGATCGACGGTCATGTCGACACTGTGTTGTCCCGCGGGAAGGTAATTGTCGACGGCGGCGAGTATCTCGGCAGCAAGGGGGACGGTGTTTTCCTGCGCCGCGACCTGTGTCAATACCTCATCTGA
- a CDS encoding nitrilase-related carbon-nitrogen hydrolase, translated as MTVIRAALTQATWTGDKESMLVKHERFVAEAASRGAQVICFQELFYGPYFGIVQDKKYYGYAESVPGPVTERFAALAREHRMVMVLPVYEEEQPGVLYNTAAVLDSDGTYLGKYRKHHIPHLDRFWEKFYFRPGNLGYPVFDTAVGKIGVYICYDRHFPEGWRNYGLAGAELVFNPSATKPGLSNRLWELEQPAAAAANQYFVGANNRIGTESGEFGDAAVTFYGSSYFVDPRGNYVGDIASESDEEIVIRDLDLSLVRQVRDDWQFYRDRRPDTYGPLVAP; from the coding sequence ATGACGGTGATCAGAGCCGCACTGACGCAAGCGACTTGGACCGGTGACAAGGAATCCATGCTCGTCAAACACGAGCGTTTCGTCGCCGAGGCCGCGTCCCGGGGTGCCCAGGTGATCTGCTTTCAAGAGCTGTTCTACGGCCCGTACTTCGGCATCGTGCAGGACAAGAAGTACTACGGTTACGCCGAATCCGTCCCCGGTCCGGTCACCGAGCGATTCGCCGCGCTGGCCAGGGAACACCGCATGGTCATGGTGCTGCCGGTGTACGAAGAGGAGCAACCCGGCGTCCTCTACAACACCGCCGCGGTCCTTGATTCCGACGGCACGTACCTGGGTAAGTACCGCAAGCACCACATCCCGCACCTCGACCGATTCTGGGAGAAGTTCTACTTCCGGCCCGGCAATCTCGGATACCCGGTGTTCGACACCGCCGTCGGCAAGATCGGTGTCTACATCTGTTACGACCGGCATTTCCCCGAGGGCTGGCGCAACTACGGCCTCGCCGGAGCAGAGCTGGTGTTCAATCCTTCGGCCACCAAACCCGGTCTGTCCAATAGGCTTTGGGAACTTGAGCAGCCCGCGGCGGCGGCCGCCAACCAGTACTTCGTCGGCGCAAACAACCGGATAGGCACCGAAAGCGGTGAGTTCGGGGACGCGGCAGTCACCTTCTATGGCAGTTCGTACTTCGTGGATCCGCGCGGCAACTATGTCGGTGACATCGCCTCCGAGAGTGATGAGGAGATCGTGATACGAGATCTCGACCTGTCGCTGGTACGGCAGGTCCGGGATGACTGGCAGTTCTATCGGGACCGGCGTCCCGACACCTACGGTCCGCTCGTGGCGCCGTAG
- a CDS encoding phosphatidylethanolamine N-methyltransferase family domain-containing protein codes for MHWYTGNSAYDTVLTAAFAFAAFVIIGGFFAQSSYGRFSTTKLGLNLNPKLGWWLMEIPATVVFLICYLAGPHRFEPASLVLAAIWMLHYANRGWFFPLAIRQVPGKRSTFNISVVVMGMLVTSMHGYLNGTLFSHDFFGQYSTGWLRDPRFLVGLALYLCGFALLVSSESIVRNLRDKKNPGAAEYRIPFGGGFRFVTSPAYLGELIAWSGFAILTWALPGVVILLVTAGNLIPRALATHRWYREKFDDYPADRKALIPGVF; via the coding sequence ATGCACTGGTATACCGGCAATTCTGCGTACGACACCGTGTTGACGGCGGCCTTCGCGTTCGCGGCGTTCGTGATCATCGGAGGCTTTTTCGCCCAAAGCTCCTACGGGCGCTTCTCCACCACGAAACTCGGGCTCAATCTGAATCCGAAGCTCGGTTGGTGGCTGATGGAGATTCCCGCGACTGTGGTGTTTCTCATCTGCTATCTGGCCGGGCCACACCGCTTCGAGCCGGCCTCGCTGGTGCTCGCCGCGATATGGATGCTGCACTACGCCAATCGCGGCTGGTTCTTCCCACTGGCCATCCGCCAGGTGCCGGGCAAGCGCAGCACCTTCAACATCTCGGTCGTGGTCATGGGCATGTTGGTGACGTCGATGCACGGGTATCTCAACGGGACCCTGTTCAGTCACGACTTCTTCGGGCAGTACTCCACCGGGTGGCTGCGTGACCCGCGATTCCTGGTCGGCCTGGCGCTCTACCTGTGCGGCTTCGCACTGCTGGTCAGTTCCGAGTCGATAGTGCGCAACCTGCGGGACAAAAAGAACCCGGGCGCGGCCGAGTACCGCATCCCGTTCGGCGGCGGCTTCCGGTTCGTCACCAGCCCGGCATACCTCGGCGAACTCATCGCGTGGTCCGGCTTCGCGATCTTGACCTGGGCCTTGCCCGGCGTGGTGATCTTGCTAGTCACGGCGGGCAATCTCATCCCCCGTGCGCTGGCCACGCACCGCTGGTACCGGGAGAAGTTCGACGACTATCCGGCCGACCGGAAAGCGTTGATTCCCGGCGTCTTCTAG
- the metK gene encoding methionine adenosyltransferase, translating to MSSAGRLFTSESVTEGHPDKICDAISDSILDAMLAQDPKSRVAVETLVTTGQVHVAGEVTTSAYVDIPHIVRERVLEIGYDSSSKGFDGNSCGVNVAIGAQSPDIAQGVDTAHEARVEGAADPLDAQGAGDQGLMFGYAINDTPELMPLPIALAHRLSRRLTEVRKEGLLPYLRPDGKTQVTIEYDGDKAVRLDTVVLSTQHAADIDLDNLLTPDIREKVVQVVLDELNQDGLDLSNYRLLVNPTGKFVLGGPMGDAGLTGRKIIVDTYGGWARHGGGAFSGKDPSKVDRSAAYAMRWVAKNVVAAGLADRVEVQVAYAIGKAAPVGLFVDTFGTATVDQVKIEKAINEVFDLRPGAIIRDLDLLRPIYAQTAAYGHFGRTDIELPWEQTDRVDALKAAI from the coding sequence GTGAGCTCAGCTGGACGGCTTTTCACCAGTGAATCGGTGACCGAGGGGCATCCGGACAAGATCTGTGACGCCATCAGTGATTCGATCCTGGACGCCATGCTCGCGCAGGACCCGAAGTCCCGGGTGGCGGTGGAGACACTGGTGACCACCGGCCAGGTTCACGTCGCCGGTGAGGTGACCACCTCCGCTTACGTCGACATCCCGCACATCGTGCGCGAGCGGGTGCTGGAGATCGGCTACGACTCGTCGTCCAAGGGCTTTGACGGCAACTCCTGCGGCGTGAATGTCGCCATCGGCGCGCAGTCTCCCGACATCGCGCAGGGTGTGGACACGGCCCACGAGGCCCGCGTTGAGGGTGCCGCGGATCCGCTGGACGCGCAGGGCGCCGGCGACCAGGGCCTGATGTTCGGCTACGCCATCAACGACACCCCCGAGCTGATGCCGCTGCCCATCGCATTGGCGCACCGGCTGTCCCGCCGTCTCACCGAGGTGCGTAAGGAAGGCCTGCTGCCGTACCTGCGCCCCGACGGTAAGACCCAGGTCACCATCGAGTACGACGGCGACAAGGCCGTGCGGCTGGATACCGTCGTGTTGTCCACGCAGCATGCCGCGGATATCGACCTCGACAACCTGCTGACCCCGGACATCCGCGAGAAGGTGGTCCAGGTGGTCCTTGACGAGCTGAACCAGGACGGCCTGGATCTCTCGAATTACCGGCTGCTGGTCAATCCGACAGGCAAGTTCGTGCTCGGTGGCCCGATGGGCGACGCCGGCCTGACCGGCCGCAAGATCATCGTCGACACCTACGGCGGCTGGGCCCGTCACGGCGGCGGCGCCTTCTCCGGCAAGGACCCGTCAAAGGTGGACCGCTCCGCCGCCTACGCGATGCGCTGGGTCGCCAAGAACGTTGTCGCGGCCGGGCTGGCCGACCGGGTCGAGGTGCAGGTCGCCTACGCCATCGGTAAGGCGGCCCCGGTGGGTCTGTTCGTCGACACGTTCGGTACCGCCACCGTGGATCAGGTCAAGATCGAGAAGGCCATCAACGAGGTGTTCGACCTGCGCCCGGGCGCGATCATCCGCGACCTGGATCTGCTGCGTCCCATCTACGCGCAGACCGCCGCGTATGGCCACTTCGGCCGCACCGACATCGAGCTGCCGTGGGAGCAGACCGACCGTGTCGACGCCCTCAAGGCCGCCATCTAA
- the coaBC gene encoding bifunctional phosphopantothenoylcysteine decarboxylase/phosphopantothenate--cysteine ligase CoaBC yields the protein MADRKRIIVGVGGGIAAYKACTVVRQLAEAGHSVRVIPTESALQFVGAATFEALSGEPARTGVFEDVPEVPHVRLGQDADLVVVAPATADLLARAATGRADDLLTATLLTARCPVLFAPAMHTEMWLHPATQQNVATLRSHGAVVLEPASGRLTGADTGPGRLPEAEEITTLAQLLLARSDALPHDLAGVRVLVTAGGTREPLDPVRFIGNRSSGKQGYALARVAAQRGAEVTLIAGHTVGLPDPAGVEVVHISSAAQLQDAVNKHAPAAEALIMAAAVADFRPAHVATSKIKKSHGADGENPVDAPIELLRNADVLAGVVRARAEGQLPKMRAIVGFAAETGDANGDVLFHARAKLKRKGCDLLVVNAVGEGRAFEVDSNDGWLLSAQGGGEVTEVVLEHGTKVLMASRIVDAVAELCQ from the coding sequence ATGGCTGACCGTAAGCGGATCATCGTCGGAGTGGGCGGGGGAATCGCCGCCTACAAGGCCTGCACCGTGGTGCGCCAGCTCGCTGAGGCCGGGCACAGCGTCCGGGTCATTCCCACGGAATCGGCCCTGCAGTTCGTGGGGGCCGCGACGTTCGAGGCGCTCTCCGGTGAGCCCGCGCGTACCGGTGTGTTCGAAGACGTTCCCGAGGTTCCGCATGTGCGGCTCGGGCAGGACGCTGACCTGGTTGTGGTGGCGCCCGCCACCGCGGACCTGCTGGCTCGTGCCGCCACGGGGCGTGCGGACGACCTGCTGACGGCGACGCTGCTGACGGCCCGCTGTCCGGTCCTTTTCGCCCCCGCGATGCACACGGAGATGTGGTTGCATCCCGCGACGCAGCAGAATGTCGCGACATTGCGCAGTCACGGCGCGGTTGTTCTTGAGCCGGCCTCCGGGAGGCTGACGGGCGCCGATACCGGTCCTGGCCGGCTGCCTGAGGCCGAAGAGATCACCACCCTGGCCCAACTGCTGCTGGCGCGCTCCGACGCGCTGCCACACGATCTGGCGGGAGTGCGGGTACTGGTCACCGCGGGCGGTACCCGCGAGCCTCTGGACCCCGTGCGCTTCATCGGAAACCGCAGTTCCGGCAAGCAGGGGTATGCCCTTGCCCGGGTCGCCGCGCAGCGCGGCGCCGAGGTCACGCTCATCGCGGGGCACACGGTCGGATTGCCCGACCCTGCCGGTGTCGAGGTGGTGCACATCAGCTCGGCGGCCCAGTTGCAGGACGCGGTCAACAAGCACGCGCCCGCGGCCGAGGCCCTGATCATGGCGGCGGCGGTAGCAGATTTCCGCCCGGCGCATGTTGCGACCAGCAAGATCAAAAAGAGCCACGGCGCCGACGGTGAAAACCCGGTCGACGCGCCCATCGAATTGCTGCGCAACGCCGATGTACTGGCCGGTGTGGTGCGTGCGCGCGCCGAGGGGCAGCTGCCCAAGATGCGGGCAATTGTCGGGTTTGCCGCCGAAACCGGTGACGCGAACGGGGACGTGCTCTTTCACGCCCGTGCCAAGCTGAAGCGCAAGGGCTGTGATCTGTTGGTAGTCAACGCTGTTGGCGAGGGCCGGGCCTTCGAGGTGGACAGCAATGACGGCTGGTTGCTTTCCGCCCAGGGCGGCGGCGAGGTCACCGAAGTTGTCCTCGAACACGGCACCAAAGTTCTGATGGCAAGCCGTATTGTGGATGCCGTTGCCGAGCTTTGTCAGTGA
- the rpoZ gene encoding DNA-directed RNA polymerase subunit omega, with product MSTSQTDVIVEPGTDSYDAALDTPLGITNPPIDELLARASSKYALVIYAAKRARQINDYYNQLGDGILEYVGPLVEPGLQEKPLSIALREIHGDLLEHTEGE from the coding sequence GTGAGCACCTCCCAGACCGACGTCATCGTCGAACCGGGCACCGACAGCTACGACGCCGCTCTCGACACGCCGCTGGGTATCACCAACCCGCCGATCGATGAGCTACTGGCCCGCGCGTCGAGCAAGTACGCGCTCGTGATCTACGCGGCCAAGCGTGCGCGCCAGATCAACGACTACTACAACCAGCTGGGTGACGGCATCCTCGAGTACGTGGGTCCGTTGGTCGAGCCGGGCCTGCAGGAGAAGCCGCTGTCGATCGCGCTGCGCGAGATCCACGGCGACCTACTCGAGCACACCGAAGGCGAGTAG
- the gmk gene encoding guanylate kinase, which yields MTASTRGRVVVLSGPSAVGKSTVVRRLRDEVDGLFFSVSATTRAPRPGEVDGVDYHFVTAEEFQRLIDDGALLEWADIHGGLQRSGTPATPVREAMQAGRPTLIEVDLAGARAIKAALPQALAVFLAPPSWDALVQRLTGRGTESESVIARRLETAKVEMAAQTDFDVVVVNDQLDNACAKLVSLLVGR from the coding sequence ATGACAGCTTCGACGAGGGGCCGGGTAGTAGTCCTATCCGGCCCCTCCGCCGTCGGTAAATCCACCGTTGTGCGTCGACTACGCGATGAGGTCGACGGCCTGTTCTTCAGCGTCTCCGCCACCACCAGGGCTCCGCGGCCGGGTGAGGTGGACGGCGTCGACTATCACTTCGTCACCGCCGAGGAGTTTCAACGGCTGATCGACGACGGTGCACTGCTCGAGTGGGCGGACATCCATGGTGGATTGCAACGCTCAGGCACGCCTGCCACGCCCGTTCGCGAGGCCATGCAGGCAGGACGCCCGACTCTCATCGAGGTCGATCTGGCCGGCGCCAGGGCCATCAAGGCGGCCCTTCCGCAGGCGCTCGCCGTTTTCCTGGCGCCACCGAGCTGGGACGCGCTGGTGCAGCGGCTTACCGGCCGGGGGACCGAATCGGAGTCGGTGATTGCCCGCCGATTGGAAACCGCCAAGGTGGAAATGGCGGCTCAAACCGACTTTGATGTCGTCGTCGTCAACGACCAGTTGGATAATGCCTGCGCAAAGTTGGTATCGTTATTGGTCGGACGTTAA
- the mihF gene encoding integration host factor, actinobacterial type, with amino-acid sequence MALPQLTDEQRAAALAKAAAARRARAELKEKLKKGGTNLKQVLTDAETDEVLGKMKVSALLEALPKVGKVKAQEIMTELEIAPTRRLRGLGDRQRKALLERFDFS; translated from the coding sequence GTGGCCCTTCCACAGTTGACTGACGAGCAGCGCGCCGCCGCGTTGGCGAAGGCGGCTGCCGCCCGCCGCGCCCGGGCCGAGCTCAAGGAGAAGCTCAAGAAAGGTGGCACCAATCTCAAGCAGGTGCTCACCGACGCCGAGACCGACGAGGTCCTGGGCAAGATGAAGGTTTCCGCTCTGCTGGAGGCTCTACCCAAGGTCGGCAAGGTCAAGGCACAGGAGATCATGACCGAGCTGGAGATCGCCCCGACCCGCCGCCTGCGTGGCCTTGGCGACCGCCAGCGCAAGGCACTGCTGGAGCGGTTCGACTTTTCCTGA
- a CDS encoding acyltransferase family protein → MGDRAHPSRERDRVLDAVRLVSLATVVAYHVLAGSPTLVKGKPAMASNYDVHWLFWLIPLMPLFFFAGAAANLHSWESGRSWGQFLMGRATRLFRPVFYFLAFVALVTILLRITMGNSPQLLYLEMRHIELLWYVGAYLLTLAFLPWLARIHTARQLGWFIAAMCLITALVDTVSLVTDTWLITGWITMIFMWLIPAALGIAYQRRLVSRAAALTVASVALAATVALAVVGPYPSGLIANMPPTLLLATSAIVECMAVIAFAPTIDRWVRGARTWRVVELCNSGSMTIYLWHWVATFLLSYGVYLTLRVGLISQHDAWYWPANVLRLIIVCAIVAVFFVPLRATERRPLPWWDRPVAPMSTGRDIAVGALVLIGAVLTLVYTRIYVIDPHWGGFTPIGRWIVVASLVPLMAARLLCRSTLSGNESEISDQLTLAQSAR, encoded by the coding sequence ATGGGTGACCGCGCGCACCCATCACGTGAGCGTGATCGGGTATTGGACGCCGTGAGGCTGGTGTCACTGGCCACCGTGGTGGCCTACCACGTCCTCGCCGGCAGCCCCACCCTCGTTAAGGGCAAACCAGCCATGGCGTCCAATTACGACGTACATTGGCTGTTTTGGCTGATCCCACTCATGCCTCTGTTTTTCTTCGCGGGAGCCGCAGCAAATCTTCATTCTTGGGAGTCGGGTAGATCCTGGGGGCAGTTTCTGATGGGTCGCGCGACACGGCTCTTCCGTCCCGTCTTCTATTTCCTGGCCTTCGTCGCGCTGGTGACCATCTTGCTGCGCATCACGATGGGCAACTCCCCCCAGCTGCTGTATCTCGAAATGCGCCATATCGAGCTGCTCTGGTACGTGGGCGCTTACCTGCTGACTCTGGCGTTCTTGCCCTGGCTCGCCCGCATCCACACCGCACGTCAGCTTGGCTGGTTCATCGCGGCAATGTGCCTGATCACCGCCCTGGTGGACACCGTCAGCCTGGTCACCGACACGTGGCTGATCACCGGCTGGATCACCATGATCTTCATGTGGCTGATCCCTGCGGCCCTCGGCATCGCGTATCAGCGCCGCCTGGTCTCCCGCGCGGCGGCGTTGACGGTCGCGAGCGTCGCCTTGGCCGCCACCGTGGCGCTGGCCGTCGTGGGGCCGTATCCGTCGGGGCTGATCGCCAACATGCCGCCAACCCTGCTACTGGCCACCAGCGCGATCGTGGAATGTATGGCCGTCATCGCGTTCGCACCGACCATCGATCGCTGGGTCCGGGGCGCGAGAACCTGGCGCGTCGTCGAACTGTGCAACAGCGGCAGCATGACGATCTACCTGTGGCACTGGGTCGCGACATTCCTGCTGTCCTACGGCGTCTACCTGACCTTGCGCGTCGGGCTGATCAGCCAACACGACGCCTGGTACTGGCCGGCAAATGTGCTGCGGCTCATCATCGTGTGCGCCATCGTCGCCGTGTTCTTCGTGCCGCTGCGGGCCACCGAGCGCCGGCCGCTGCCGTGGTGGGACCGCCCGGTGGCGCCGATGAGCACCGGGCGCGATATCGCGGTCGGCGCGCTGGTACTCATCGGGGCGGTACTGACACTGGTGTACACCCGGATCTACGTCATCGATCCGCACTGGGGTGGCTTCACCCCCATCGGGAGGTGGATCGTGGTCGCCTCGCTGGTGCCGCTGATGGCCGCACGCTTGCTATGCCGAAGCACGTTGTCCGGCAACGAATCCGAAATCAGCGACCAGCTGACGCTGGCACAGTCGGCGAGGTAG
- the pyrF gene encoding orotidine-5'-phosphate decarboxylase, whose amino-acid sequence METFGARLRAATASRGQLCVGIDPHPELLRAWGLDADAAGLARFSEICVAAFADVAIVKPQVAFFETYGAAGYSVLERTIAGLREAGVLVLADAKRGDIGSTMAAYAQAWLGDSPLSSDAVTASPYLGFGSLAPLLDLAREHGRGVFVLAATSNPEAPPVQRARAAEVTVAQAMVDQVAALNAQQAGPGSVGVVVGVTVTDPPDLSSLGGPVLVPGLGAQGGKPEDLDGLGGASGELLLPAVSREVLRAGPDVAALRAEVARLRESVAYLRG is encoded by the coding sequence GTGGAGACGTTCGGCGCGCGGTTGCGCGCCGCCACCGCCTCCCGCGGCCAGTTGTGCGTGGGCATCGATCCTCATCCGGAGCTGCTGCGGGCCTGGGGATTGGATGCCGACGCCGCGGGACTGGCCAGGTTCAGTGAGATCTGCGTGGCGGCATTCGCCGATGTCGCGATCGTCAAGCCGCAGGTGGCCTTCTTTGAAACCTATGGCGCCGCTGGGTATTCGGTTCTGGAACGGACCATCGCGGGATTGCGTGAGGCGGGCGTACTGGTGCTCGCCGACGCCAAGCGCGGAGACATCGGCTCGACGATGGCGGCCTATGCGCAGGCGTGGCTGGGCGATTCACCGTTGAGCTCCGACGCGGTCACGGCCTCGCCGTACCTGGGATTCGGGTCATTGGCACCGTTGTTGGATCTTGCGCGTGAACACGGACGAGGGGTGTTCGTGCTGGCGGCCACGTCCAATCCGGAAGCGCCCCCGGTACAGCGTGCGCGCGCGGCAGAGGTGACCGTCGCGCAAGCGATGGTGGATCAGGTGGCTGCGCTCAACGCGCAGCAGGCCGGCCCGGGATCGGTGGGTGTGGTGGTCGGCGTGACTGTTACCGATCCGCCGGATTTGTCGTCGCTGGGCGGCCCCGTCCTCGTTCCGGGGCTCGGCGCGCAGGGAGGCAAGCCCGAGGACCTGGACGGCCTGGGCGGGGCGTCCGGAGAACTGCTGCTACCTGCGGTCTCACGCGAGGTGCTCCGCGCTGGACCGGACGTCGCGGCACTGCGCGCCGAGGTTGCGCGGTTACGCGAGAGCGTCGCTTATCTGCGCGGCTGA